GGTATAATAGGAAACAATTTCCATGACCAGCGGACGTTGCAGATAATCCTGTACCTGTTGAATTCTACCGGAAATATGCTTCACCGCATCCATCCGGAAAGGAATAGGCAGGAGGTCGTACAGATGTGCATTGTCACATTTGGAATAGCTCAGGTGCTCAGAATACAACTGTACCTTGTATTCATCGAGAAAGGTTTTGATATACCGGAGAAACTCCTTGTCCGGCGCTTCGGGACTACCAATGGATAAGGAAAGCCCGTGACATAAAACCGGGTATTTTTCTACCACCTGGTGTAATACTTTCTTCCAGTAGCCGCCAATGTTCATCCAGTTCTCAGGAGCAAACTCAATAAAGTCGGGGGTGATGTGTTCACCACTGATCATCTCTGCTGCAAATTCACGACGAAAACCTAATCCTACCATGATCTTATATTTAAAAGAAAGGCCGGTAACTGCGGGCTATCCGGCCTTTCAATTGTTTTTAAATTTTTTGGCCAGACTTGGTGGTATCAGCCTTTGGTTTTTCTTTACCCCCTTTCTTATCTTTCTTGTTACCACATTTACCTTCTCCACATTTACCTTGTCCGCATTTACCTTCTTTTGTTTTACCAACTGCTGAAGAATCTTTTTTTGCACCACAGGACAGTTCAATGGAATTGGCAGTGGTGGTATTACCGGTCAATGCACTTCTCACCGCAGCGCCTGCGCCCATATTAGTGTAGCTTACAGGATTGGCAGATATCTGCAGAGAGGCCAGTCCCAGGATGGCGCTGGCAACGAGCGATCCCGAGAATAGAACTTTTTTACTGATAGATTTGTTGTTTTCCATTTTTAAGCATTTTAATTAAGTGAAGAGAATGTTTGTTTGCTACAAGAGAAAATACGTGCTGATGAGAATCAAATTTTGTACCTGCTTATCGTCCTTTGTTGGAAGTAGTACTGTAGAAAGCTTACGGAAATTTAAATATTTTAGTTTTTAGTTGGCCAAAAAAAAATGTTAATGCGGTTAAAAGGTGTATATAGTGGTTTAAATGGTAGATGAGAGATGGTCACGATTCACCTTTTTATACTATTTTTGGTCTATACCCAATAATTATGAAATAACTGCGGCTCATGAAACATAAAGTGCCCCCTGTAACGTCCATTTACTTTGCTACATTGATGAAGGCATATTTACGTGGTACTAAAACAAGAGAAGAAGTAATTCAGGACCTCTACGGTCCATCCCTATTACCGCAAGATGCAATGGATCCCGACGAAGATGTAACCCGCATACTGTTGCAGGTTGCCAGAGATACCAATGAGCACTATTATGATGAAATCATAACAGCGATCACACACGCTACCGATTCGGCCCCATCCCGCGCCGGACTGATCCACCATCTCCAGGCTTTGCTGGCAGGCGAACTTACCCGGAAGCAATTGCTGCAATGGGCCACCTGGCATAGCGAACCGGACACCGATACCGGCGCCGGCTATTTCGATGACCTGGCAGTCGACTATTTCTGTACGCACCTGCTGCCCAATCCGCCGGAAGAGTTTACAACGGCGCATTTCGAACAGGCTTTAAAAATATTGCAACATGGCAGCCAGGACCCATTAAAAGATAAAGTGGCGCTGGTGCTGATTTTCGACAAGGAAAAGCAGCGTTTCCTCTTTTACCTGGGCGACTTCATCCAGGGGCATAGCACACCGGAACAACTGGATGTTTACCTCCTGAATAAGTTCGGGATGGATCACCAGTCATTTCCTTATATGTCTACTTTATCTACTATTATGCATAATCCGGCCAAACTGCCGGCGTTGCTTGAGGTTGCTGCTATGTAAAAAGCGGATATTTACCGGATCACATCCATCACGGCTATTTTCCGGTTCTCACCGCGTACAATGTCCGTCGTGTAGGTATCTACCCGGTCGCCATTTGCATATTTGAGGTGCATTTCCAGTGGCATGGCTACCGGCGGATAGCTCCCCTCGATGAGCATGTCCTCCATCTGGTCTTTGTAATGATCGGGTATAAAGGCATAACCAGGGAAAAGTGTGTGCGGTTGCATCGGCACCCAAACAGTGGCGCCCAGCAGGGAGCGGCTGGTTACATTTACCTTCCCGGAGTCCTCCCGCATATTGTTGGCCGTATATTCTTCGCAGGCCACGCCGGCAATTACTTTTTTAGCGCCTGTCTTAATCAGTTGATTCAGATATCCCGACTCTCCCGGGTATACCGGCTCCATCGTTTGCAGGTCCAGCTGCTCTTTGGTGCCACTGCCTATTTTGTGGATAGCGGTAATGCTGAGTTGGGAGGCTTTGGCAAAATCAGCATAAAACTGGTAAAGTGCGCCCGTACTTTTGCTGACCAGGTGTACCCCCAGCTGCGGCTTTACACTGCTGTAATAGATCAC
The Chitinophaga sp. MM2321 DNA segment above includes these coding regions:
- a CDS encoding DUF692 domain-containing protein, with protein sequence MVGLGFRREFAAEMISGEHITPDFIEFAPENWMNIGGYWKKVLHQVVEKYPVLCHGLSLSIGSPEAPDKEFLRYIKTFLDEYKVQLYSEHLSYSKCDNAHLYDLLPIPFRMDAVKHISGRIQQVQDYLQRPLVMEIVSYYTPVAAEMSEVDFINEIVRQSGCQLLLDVNNIYVNAFNHQYDAKAFIAQLPMDKVAYIHMAGHEQVAPDLIIDTHGEPIIDPVYDLFEWTIQRLKPLPVLLERDFNIPEMNELQGELSRLKNICHKQWKLKNELVA